One segment of Natranaeroarchaeum aerophilus DNA contains the following:
- a CDS encoding ferredoxin has product MEVEFDRDTCIGMFQCVVEWDAFEKDEDAGKAVLAESEEVEEDLFRREIPDDAELDAKFAARTCPVDAIVVYDDDGEQIIP; this is encoded by the coding sequence ATGGAAGTCGAGTTCGATCGAGACACCTGTATCGGGATGTTCCAATGTGTCGTCGAGTGGGACGCCTTCGAGAAGGACGAGGACGCCGGGAAGGCAGTGCTCGCGGAGAGCGAGGAAGTCGAAGAAGACCTGTTCCGCCGTGAGATCCCCGACGACGCCGAACTGGACGCGAAGTTCGCCGCACGGACCTGTCCGGTCGATGCCATCGTGGTGTACGACGACGACGGCGAGCAGATCATTCCGTAG